One genomic segment of Terriglobia bacterium includes these proteins:
- a CDS encoding VOC family protein produces the protein MQKITPFLWFDAQAEEAVNLYVSIFKNSKIVNVSRNGEAARLPLQH, from the coding sequence ATGCAAAAAATCACCCCATTCCTGTGGTTCGACGCCCAGGCCGAGGAGGCAGTGAATCTTTATGTCTCTATTTTTAAAAATTCAAAGATTGTGAATGTTTCTCGAAATGGCGAAGCTGCCCGACTCCCATTGCAACACTAG